The window ttgctctccacttgatcaagtggagcgcaagtgaacggcaagtgaacagggaggaatacacgtgagtctgttcacttgccaggcaagtgtcattcgtcacttgtagcttggctcttagtgtctctcagtgacactgagagacctctgtcttttggtgctacacctctgaagatgccagtcacagctgctggcgaaacctcagtaactacaatgccaagaccacagctatacagcccggaaaatccacaacaaccatcccagaGATTTGCTCCCCTTGTCCACTGATCGCCCAGAGATCGGTGGGAGGGAGCacactcccagaggttgcccgtcatgacaggcacctcaggagtgcgcGCCATGCACGCGCTCCCCACCAGTGCAGCAACATCAGTTCTGTAAGTGACGTCGTTGTGCCACCAGCGGGAGCGTTTCCacacttcgtttggggccgatttgcaGCCGGTGTGGTGCAGCCAGTGCAGccggtgtggtgacatcacttccggaagtgatgtcatcatgcaggcttcAGGGAAAGAAGACCTCATActctgcacaaggtaagtgccaggtactccacccaggtacccctcaccaggtaagtgccaggtactccaCCCAGGTACCCttcacgaggtaagtgccaggtactccacccaggtacccctcaccaagtgccaggtactccacccaggtacccctcaccaggtaagtgccaggtactccaCCCAGGTACCCCTCACCAAGTGCCAGGTACTCCACCCAGGTACCCCTCACCAGGTACTCCACCCAGGTACCCTtcaccaggtaagtgccaggtactccaCCCAGGTACCCCTcatgaggggtacctggcaaccctaatgacaatccccctgtgaggtgggtgaggctgagagagctctaagagaactgtgactgacccaaggtcacccagctggcttcaagtggaggagtggggaatcaaacctggctctctagattagagtcctgccagtcttaaccactacaccaaactggctctccagcctTCATACTTCTGTCTCTCCCCGCAAGTGCTCCCTCCTCACCTTCTTGTCCTTCTCCTTAACCAGCTTGGCTGAGTCCTCAATGTGGCTGTGCAGCTCCTGGATCCGGTCCGACTCAGCCCGCAAGCTCTTCAGCTGCTTCTCAGCCGCTGCTAGCTGAGCCTCTGCCGCGTGCTTCTCACTCTTCATGAAGAGGGCTTCACGCTGCACCTGGAAGACCTCAGTGCAGGTGCGTTCGTGTTTCTTCCCCAAGTCGGCCAGCTTTGCATTGAGTGCTTCCACTTCGCCCTGCAGGCTGGCCCGCATCTGCTCATGGGTCTCCTTGGAGACCGCGTCCTTCCGGACACTGTCCAGCTCCGTCTGCAGCCTTGCAAACTCCTTGTTCTTGGCGTTCAGCTCTTGCTCCAGCAGTTTAGACTTAGCCTTCAGCTCCCACAAGGTGCCCTCCAGAGCCTCCTTGGCACGGGCATGCTCCGTCAGGGACACCGATTCTCGCCTGTAGCTCTCTGACTTCTTCTGCAGGTCTGCCAGCTCCCTCTGGGTGGCGGTATGCTTCTCCTTCAGCTCCACCAGCTGTCTTTCTGCATCTGCAACCGATGTCCTCACTTTCGCCAAGGCGTCCTCGTGCTCCTGCTTGGGGATGCACTGGGAGGCCATCCTGTCCTTGGAGGCCTGAAGTTCCTTCTCCAGCTTCTTGTGTCCCTCTTTGAGCTTCTCCACCTGAGCCCGCGCTTCCTCGTTCTGCTTTGTCACAGCCTCGAGCTGCTTCCTCAACTTGCCGGCCTCTTCCCGGAGGCTCTCGCTTTCTGAGAGGCCTCCTTTGGCCTTCTCCATCTCGCGAGTTCTTTCCTTCAAGGTTTCTCTCAGTTCCTTCACCTCCGCCTCAGCGGAGCTGCACCTCATCAGCAAGGCCTCTTTCTCTCTGGAGGCCTCGTCCAGGGAGATGCCAAGAGAGGCCTTCATCTCCTCATGCTCCTTTGAGGAGTGGTCCCTCAGCCGTCCCTCCAAATCTTTCACCTTCTGGTCTCGCTTCTTGAGGTCCTCTTGAGCCTGGTGCAGAGCGGCCCTCACTGTCTCTAGTTCCGCTCTGGAGCTCTCCAcagcatccttctcctccactgacAGGATCCCCAACTCGATTTGTTCCTGAAGGAGCGTTGCTTCCTTGAGGGCAGCCTGGTATTTCTCTTGCGTCTTGTTTAGTTCTTTGGCCATTTCTTCCAACTTGTTTCCCATCGCCTCCTTCTCCTCGTCCCTTCCCAAGCTAGAGGTCCCCTTCTCTTCGTCCCTGCTATTCTGATCGGCCGCAGAACTGCTCTTCTCCAGAGCCTCTTTTAGGGCTCGGATTTGCTGCTCGTAATCAGACTTCAGATGCTCGTACGCCTCTGCCGGGATGAGTTTGCAGGAGGCTTCGTTGGTGGTGGTACAACCGTCAAGGGCCTCCAAGACTGCTTGGGCCTCGGTGTGCTGCGCCTTTAGCCTCTCAAATTCTGACCTCAGTGAGTCATAAAGGATGATAGGGATGAAGTCCCCAGAGGCGTCCGCATCACTCTCGTCCCTCTCATAATTCTCTAAGATCTGCGCAAAATGGAAGATCATTTGGTAGAGAGAGGACCATGGAACACTGAAAGACATTCCCTAAGTTAGTCTTGATTCGGCAGGATTGCAGCGCAAATCCAACTCTACGGGCAGAACTGCTTCTGATGGCAAAAGTGGAGATGGATGGAGAGGTATgtttggtggtggaaaatgccgtcctgtttgtattatttattcattggctgttttcacactgcttaccgaccacagaacatcacgccaagctcccggaacgacagagtcttcctggtgcgatttcgcaaaATCTCACCAGGAAGActctgttgttccgggagcttggcataatgttctgtggccagtaagtagtgtgaaaacggcctttgtttAAGACGACTTAGCAGTCCCAGATCGGGAAGCATCAGCAAATAAAGTCCTCTGAAAAATGCCTGggggaacatttttttctgcTTCCAAAAAGAGGCCCGGGATGTCAATTTCCTAAGAGGCAAGTGATGTCTGTTTCCAAAAGAAGCCAGCATCTCAGCAAGGGCATTCCACATCACTGAGccaccctggaaaaggccctgctcctAGCAGATACCACCCTTGCATCCAAAAAGTATAGTATCTCAAGCAGGGCCTTATTGGTAGTGTTTACGATGCAGGGgccatacaagagaacacacgtgaagctgccttctccTGAATTGGACCATCAATCTACTaacatcagtattgtctactcagactccaTGGTTTTAGGTaaagttctttcacatcacctggtccttttaactggaaatgccagggtttgaaccagggaccttctgcatgcaaagcagacgctcttccactgagccacagcccctccccaagaaGACCATCTGAATTTACCTGTATTTTCTCTATCAACTCTTTGTTCTTTTGGGTCAAAGACTGTACTTGGCCCTGCAGGCTGGCCAAGAGTTCCTCTGTAGAGATGCTCAAGCTTTTTTTGGATAGCAGCAGCTCAGCCCCTGTTGAAAAGAAGCAGAGGAAGATCTCCAGGTCTGGTCCAAAGGAACATGATGCAGACACTTTGCTGGAGTTAAACAGGTCTGGACAGGAGACCAGACCACCCATGAATCTTTGAGATATTTTGTTACATTATCTTCTTTCCTAACTCCTTAGCATAGATTTGTTATTGCATTCTTCAATACTCCTGTTTATACAACAGCCTGTGTTGCAAGGCTATTGTAAATTATTTTCCTGTGCCCAGCTACATGATGTGCTTCTTGAATATGGGCCCCAGAGGCTTGTGCATTTGTGGGTCTTTGCAGTGTAAAGCAGACTACAAAACTCATGTCTCAGTGCAACTGTGATTATAGTATGCTTGCCGAAGGTACTATACTAACATAGATTGTGAAGTAATGCCCCTGAAGCAGCCTTCTAGAGACTTGCTGTGGAAATCTGTTGACCAGGTTAATAGAATCCCTGTGCATGGAAAGACAGCCGCTAAAATATTCCCTCTGGAAGGCTTGCAAGAAATTTTTAAACATAGGGAAGTAATatgatttccctctccctcttccaGCATGAAGCAGTTCAGTCCAGGAAGGACTCAACCATGGCTTTTTATGATTAATGCAATCTCTTCATTgcctagagagagaaaaaatcagtAGGCACTTAAGAAACAGACAGACCCTAATAATTAGTTTACCGGAGAGACTATTTAGCATGATGATTTATCCAGCAAATATACCTTGGAGGACTATCTAGTTGGGGAACAAAATGCTGGCCAGATGGACTTTGGATCTGATCCAGCAAGTCTGTTCTGGTGTAGCAGAAACTTTCAGCTAAGAGGGGTACTGATACTCCATGTGCACAGGCAGTCTACCTAGTTGCTGCAGAGTGAGCAGTTGAGGAAGGACTCTTGCTTTTGTGCCTCGCTTGGGGGCATCCCAGAGGCCTATGGTTGGCCATTGTGGGctgcaggatgctggactagaagcACAGCTAGAGTGAACCGGCAGAGCTGGAGGTTCACTCGTGTTAACAGGGAGGGTGATGGAACAGATGCCCCTACCTGGGAACTCCAGCAGCTCCCCTTCTTCGTCCTGCAGCGTTTCGATGTCGTAGCTGGTATTCTCCTTCTCATTCTGAAGGCGAGAAGAATAGAGACAGGGAGGGCCTAGATTTTCAGAGCTGAACCGTGTTGACAGCCTaaaaaagaggtgggggaggggggtccctgAAACTACCGCAACCTACAACCTTGGGGATCTAAGGAAAGTTGGTgca of the Eublepharis macularius isolate TG4126 chromosome 5, MPM_Emac_v1.0, whole genome shotgun sequence genome contains:
- the ANKRD24 gene encoding ankyrin repeat domain-containing protein 24; the protein is MKQICFCAASSFASQDWSKNDEKLLQAVEYNDAERVASLLVRKGLVPTKLDSEGKSAFHLASMKGNVDCLEVMLAHGADTMTTDSSGYTALHLSAKHGHPQCLSKLLQASCPVDVADSNGRTALHHAALSGCISCLEILCDFKAALNSKDQDGATPLMLAAKMSHSELCHYLLHRGAAVNMRDQRGRTALMVACENGSVETVEVLIHGGARVGLVDATGHDAAHYGAATGNALIQHYLQEAAQRHSWASEESAEMSSQASSPRQSLVKGKNSSPRKRKAPPPPLCAPNQEEREAYEEIVRLRQERAQFLQRIRSLELQQEKQKQERPGLEDTSLHTMEKQIQDLQKQLAEKTGEKENLGKELEVLRSRLSSLENEKENTSYDIETLQDEEGELLEFPGAELLLSKKSLSISTEELLASLQGQVQSLTQKNKELIEKIQILENYERDESDADASGDFIPIILYDSLRSEFERLKAQHTEAQAVLEALDGCTTTNEASCKLIPAEAYEHLKSDYEQQIRALKEALEKSSSAADQNSRDEEKGTSSLGRDEEKEAMGNKLEEMAKELNKTQEKYQAALKEATLLQEQIELGILSVEEKDAVESSRAELETVRAALHQAQEDLKKRDQKVKDLEGRLRDHSSKEHEEMKASLGISLDEASREKEALLMRCSSAEAEVKELRETLKERTREMEKAKGGLSESESLREEAGKLRKQLEAVTKQNEEARAQVEKLKEGHKKLEKELQASKDRMASQCIPKQEHEDALAKVRTSVADAERQLVELKEKHTATQRELADLQKKSESYRRESVSLTEHARAKEALEGTLWELKAKSKLLEQELNAKNKEFARLQTELDSVRKDAVSKETHEQMRASLQGEVEALNAKLADLGKKHERTCTEVFQVQREALFMKSEKHAAEAQLAAAEKQLKSLRAESDRIQELHSHIEDSAKLVKEKDKKITELSKEVFKLKEALNELSELSGQAAASSKATSPQKTENRLEVTSLQGRIKDLEQQLAEAERRHTNVVSLYRGHLLYAIQGHMDEDIQRILFQILKMQRLQEQGR